A region from the Polaribacter sp. Hel1_33_78 genome encodes:
- a CDS encoding PUR family DNA/RNA-binding protein, producing MAERVEQEEIFSQVLRAGRRTYFFDVRATKADDYYLTVTESKKFTHDDGTFHYQKHKIYLYKEDFTDFHEMLSKATNYIINEKGNEVISERHQKDYKKEETSTEETTSTDSFTDVSFDDI from the coding sequence ATGGCAGAGAGAGTTGAACAAGAAGAAATTTTTTCACAAGTATTAAGAGCTGGAAGAAGAACCTATTTTTTTGACGTTAGAGCAACAAAAGCAGATGATTATTACTTGACAGTAACGGAAAGCAAAAAATTTACACATGATGATGGTACTTTCCATTATCAAAAACATAAAATTTATTTATACAAAGAAGATTTTACAGATTTTCATGAAATGTTAAGTAAAGCTACCAATTACATTATTAACGAAAAAGGAAACGAAGTAATTAGCGAGCGTCATCAAAAAGATTATAAGAAAGAAGAAACCTCTACAGAAGAAACAACTTCAACAGACAGTTTTACGGATGTTTCTTTTGATGATATCTAA
- a CDS encoding ABC transporter ATP-binding protein gives MRALQYLNKYFSKYKWRILIGLLITILSKLLSLKIPQIIRDSLNVVEDYHNNVVTDIAVVKDQLLINVLIIIGIALLGGVLTFIMRQTIIVTSRLIEFDLKNEIYQQYQKLSLNFYKKNRTGDLMNRISEDVSKVRMYVGPAVMYSMNMIVLFAVGFSQMVQVDLKLTLYTLIPFPVLSISIFILSKIIHKRSTVVQEYLSKLTTFNQEFFSGINVVKSYGIEASIIKDFDVISDASKDKNIHLHKANALFFPLMLLLIGISNLLVIYIGGNQYINGEIQIGVVVEFMLYVNILTWPVAVVGWVTSMVQQAEASQARINEFLKQVPEIQNNNSASTEIKGKVTFKNVTFKYDDTNITALKNINFTVNSGDTLAILGKTGSGKSTIIELISRLYDTTEGLILLDNKPIKEANLNDVRSQIGFVPQDPFLFSDTIGNNIKFGKEDATDAEIIAAAKNAVVHNNIIEFTNGYNTILGERGVTLSGGQKQRVSIARAIIKNPKILIFDDCLSAVDTETEEKILSNLENISKNKTTFIISHRVSSAKNADKIIILDAGEITQQGTHNQLITQEGYYKELYEQQLLEKEF, from the coding sequence TTGAGAGCACTACAATATTTAAACAAATATTTTTCTAAATACAAATGGCGCATTTTAATAGGATTGCTAATTACAATCTTATCTAAACTTTTGTCTTTAAAAATACCGCAAATAATTAGAGACTCTTTAAATGTAGTAGAAGATTATCATAATAATGTTGTTACCGATATTGCTGTTGTTAAAGATCAACTACTAATAAATGTGCTCATTATTATTGGAATTGCTTTATTGGGTGGAGTTTTAACTTTTATAATGAGGCAAACCATCATTGTTACTTCTAGATTGATTGAGTTCGATTTAAAGAACGAAATCTATCAACAATATCAAAAATTATCACTGAACTTTTATAAAAAAAATAGAACTGGTGATTTAATGAACAGAATTAGTGAAGATGTTTCTAAAGTTAGAATGTATGTAGGTCCTGCAGTGATGTATAGCATGAATATGATTGTACTCTTTGCTGTTGGTTTTTCACAAATGGTTCAGGTTGATTTGAAACTAACCTTGTATACGCTAATTCCTTTTCCTGTTTTATCAATATCCATTTTTATTTTAAGTAAAATTATTCATAAAAGAAGTACTGTGGTTCAAGAGTATTTATCAAAATTAACCACTTTTAATCAAGAGTTTTTCTCTGGAATAAATGTTGTAAAATCATACGGAATTGAAGCTTCTATTATTAAAGATTTTGATGTAATTTCTGACGCTAGCAAAGACAAAAACATTCATTTACACAAGGCTAATGCACTCTTTTTCCCTTTAATGCTTTTATTAATCGGAATTAGTAATTTGTTGGTTATTTACATTGGAGGAAATCAATATATCAATGGTGAAATCCAGATAGGTGTAGTGGTTGAATTTATGCTGTATGTAAACATTTTAACGTGGCCAGTTGCAGTAGTTGGTTGGGTAACGTCTATGGTTCAACAAGCAGAAGCATCACAAGCAAGAATAAATGAATTTTTAAAACAAGTTCCTGAAATTCAAAATAACAACTCTGCATCTACAGAAATTAAGGGTAAAGTAACTTTTAAAAATGTTACTTTTAAGTATGATGATACAAATATTACGGCTTTAAAAAACATTAATTTTACTGTAAATTCGGGTGACACTTTAGCTATTTTAGGAAAAACAGGTTCGGGAAAATCAACTATTATTGAGCTAATTTCTAGACTGTATGATACCACCGAAGGACTTATTTTATTGGATAACAAACCTATTAAAGAGGCTAACTTAAATGATGTTAGAAGCCAGATTGGCTTTGTGCCTCAAGACCCCTTTTTATTTTCTGATACAATTGGTAATAATATTAAATTTGGAAAGGAAGATGCCACTGATGCAGAAATTATTGCAGCTGCAAAAAATGCTGTTGTTCATAATAATATTATTGAATTTACGAATGGTTATAACACCATTCTTGGTGAACGTGGAGTAACATTATCTGGAGGTCAAAAACAACGAGTTTCTATTGCTCGAGCTATTATTAAAAATCCTAAAATTTTAATTTTTGATGATTGTTTATCAGCAGTAGACACAGAAACTGAAGAAAAAATACTATCAAACTTAGAAAATATTTCTAAAAATAAAACTACGTTTATAATCAGCCACAGAGTTTCATCTGCAAAAAATGCGGATAAAATTATTATTTTAGATGCCGGAGAAATTACACAACAAGGAACTCACAATCAATTAATAACACAGGAAGGATATTACAAAGAGTTGTATGAACAGCAACTTTTAGAAAAAGAATTTTAA
- the nusB gene encoding transcription antitermination factor NusB gives MINRRHIRVKVMQSVYAMQQSHNDDIIREEKFLKHSILKMFDLYVLNLQLLAEVQKLAAKKMALAKNKILATKEDLKPNTKFIDNKVINAIAESISVESYIEMNNLKNWELNDEYVKIIFEELQKSDLYKKYLDTVEDSFKVDKAFVIDFFKEIVAPNQKLAEYYEGEMISWVDDIPFVNTWVVKSLSKHKEIAIFVVGSLYKDKNDEDFVSALFKKTVLKQKTYEQDIAEKTPNWETDRIADIDMILIKMAISEFINFPSIPTRVTINEYIEISKDYSTEKSSYFINGVLDKVSKEFINNKRIVKIGRGLL, from the coding sequence ATGATTAACAGAAGACATATTCGAGTTAAAGTAATGCAATCTGTATATGCTATGCAGCAATCTCATAATGACGATATCATTAGAGAAGAAAAATTTTTAAAACATAGTATTTTAAAAATGTTTGATTTGTACGTTTTAAACCTTCAACTTTTGGCTGAAGTTCAAAAATTAGCTGCAAAAAAAATGGCGCTAGCCAAAAATAAAATTCTTGCTACAAAAGAAGATTTAAAACCCAATACTAAATTTATAGATAATAAAGTTATTAATGCAATTGCAGAAAGCATAAGTGTTGAAAGTTATATTGAGATGAATAATCTTAAAAACTGGGAATTAAATGACGAGTATGTGAAAATTATTTTTGAAGAATTACAAAAAAGTGATTTATATAAAAAATATTTAGATACAGTTGAAGATTCTTTTAAGGTAGACAAAGCTTTTGTTATTGATTTCTTTAAAGAAATTGTTGCTCCTAATCAAAAATTAGCAGAGTATTATGAAGGTGAGATGATTTCTTGGGTTGATGATATTCCTTTTGTTAATACTTGGGTTGTGAAATCTTTAAGTAAACATAAAGAAATTGCAATCTTTGTAGTGGGAAGTTTGTATAAAGATAAAAATGATGAAGATTTTGTTTCGGCATTATTTAAGAAAACGGTTTTAAAACAGAAAACTTACGAACAAGATATTGCAGAGAAAACTCCAAATTGGGAAACTGATAGGATTGCGGATATAGACATGATTTTGATTAAAATGGCAATTTCCGAGTTTATTAATTTTCCGTCAATACCAACAAGGGTCACTATTAATGAGTATATAGAAATTTCTAAAGATTACTCTACAGAAAAAAGTAGTTATTTTATTAATGGAGTTTTAGATAAAGTGTCTAAAGAATTTATTAATAATAAAAGAATTGTTAAAATAGGCAGAGGCTTATTGTAA
- a CDS encoding DUF1573 domain-containing protein has protein sequence MKKLTILFAFIISANVFVSCADGNSKATGKIKKENLTKANFRDTEIKKGTASISFDKEVYDFGTVNEGDFVETVFKVTNSGKTDLVITNAKASCGCTVPLWPKEPIKPGETGDVKVRFNTSGKPNRQQKTVTLTTNTEAGREILTIKGMVTPKGKRQV, from the coding sequence ATGAAAAAATTAACGATTTTGTTTGCATTTATTATTTCTGCGAACGTATTTGTCTCTTGTGCCGATGGTAATTCAAAAGCAACAGGAAAAATTAAAAAAGAAAATTTGACTAAAGCCAATTTTAGAGATACAGAAATTAAAAAAGGTACAGCTTCTATTTCTTTTGATAAGGAGGTTTACGATTTTGGTACTGTAAATGAAGGAGACTTTGTAGAAACCGTATTTAAAGTAACCAATTCTGGTAAAACAGATTTAGTCATTACAAACGCAAAAGCATCTTGTGGTTGTACAGTTCCTTTATGGCCCAAAGAACCTATTAAACCAGGAGAAACGGGTGATGTAAAAGTAAGGTTCAATACAAGTGGGAAACCAAATAGACAACAAAAAACGGTAACTTTAACCACAAACACTGAAGCTGGAAGAGAGATTTTGACAATTAAAGGAATGGTTACACCAAAAGGAAAAAGACAAGTATGA
- the yajC gene encoding preprotein translocase subunit YajC — MISIIVLQFDAGSLSSMLPFIAMIGVLYFFMIRPQMNRQKKEKSFQAEIKKGTKIVTSSGIHGKIVELNAGDNTVTIETGAGKIKFERSAISMELSQKYVAPAVKK, encoded by the coding sequence ATGATTTCAATAATAGTATTGCAATTCGATGCCGGAAGTTTATCTTCTATGTTACCTTTTATAGCAATGATTGGCGTTTTATATTTTTTTATGATACGGCCACAAATGAATCGTCAGAAAAAAGAGAAATCTTTTCAGGCAGAAATAAAAAAAGGAACAAAAATTGTTACTTCTAGTGGTATTCATGGAAAAATTGTAGAATTAAATGCTGGGGATAACACGGTTACTATAGAAACAGGAGCCGGGAAAATAAAATTTGAACGTTCTGCAATTTCAATGGAATTAAGTCAAAAATATGTAGCACCAGCCGTTAAAAAATAA
- a CDS encoding CdaR family protein, producing MKNFKKIPKTFISFLVASFLIWFLITFSKEYTTVITYAVNYKNIPQNKLLQETPINNIDITVKASGFKILRSKFKNKKIQLEASKLKRKGHSKFYFLTKSQVTKIQKQLLFGVELKEILQDTIYLNLGVLTSKRVAVKPNLEINYHVGYDLLNEIKISPDSIVISGPEAQVKKIDYLELSELKLNDVKSNFLEEVSVLKLNNNFKYSAQKITISGNVDKFTEGKLQIPFTTKNLPKNINLTTLSEKVEVIFVVALSNFSKISEASFKVECDYLISEKNNLGYLIPKVILEPVFIKSVKIIPKKIDFLIQK from the coding sequence GTGAAAAATTTCAAAAAAATACCAAAAACCTTTATTAGTTTTTTAGTGGCTTCTTTTTTAATTTGGTTTCTAATTACTTTTTCTAAAGAGTACACTACAGTTATTACTTATGCAGTAAATTATAAAAATATTCCTCAAAATAAACTACTGCAAGAAACACCAATTAATAATATAGATATTACTGTAAAAGCATCTGGCTTTAAAATACTTAGATCTAAATTTAAAAATAAAAAGATACAATTAGAAGCCTCTAAATTAAAAAGAAAAGGACATTCTAAATTTTATTTTTTAACTAAGAGTCAAGTGACTAAAATTCAAAAACAATTACTTTTTGGAGTTGAATTGAAAGAGATTTTACAAGATACTATCTATTTAAATCTAGGAGTCTTAACTTCAAAAAGAGTAGCTGTAAAACCAAATTTAGAGATTAATTATCATGTAGGTTATGATCTTTTAAATGAAATAAAAATTTCACCAGATTCAATCGTTATTTCTGGGCCAGAAGCTCAGGTAAAAAAAATTGACTACTTAGAATTAAGTGAGTTAAAGTTAAATGATGTGAAATCTAATTTTTTAGAAGAAGTATCAGTTTTAAAATTAAATAATAATTTTAAGTATAGTGCACAAAAAATAACAATTTCGGGAAATGTAGATAAGTTTACAGAGGGTAAATTACAAATACCCTTTACAACTAAAAATCTTCCAAAAAATATTAATTTAACAACACTTTCTGAAAAAGTAGAAGTTATTTTTGTGGTTGCGTTATCAAATTTTTCAAAAATATCTGAAGCATCTTTTAAGGTAGAATGTGATTACTTAATTTCTGAAAAGAATAACTTAGGGTATTTGATTCCTAAAGTTATTTTAGAACCAGTTTTTATTAAAAGTGTTAAAATTATTCCGAAAAAAATAGACTTCTTAATTCAAAAATAG
- the coaE gene encoding dephospho-CoA kinase (Dephospho-CoA kinase (CoaE) performs the final step in coenzyme A biosynthesis.): MIVGLTGGIGSGKTTVAKLFSKFNDVAIYIADIEAKKLMNSSEIIKKKLIKQFGESSFVNQKLNRNYISEIVFNDKEKLSILNAIVHPEVKKHFQDFIKKNIDKTYIIYENAILFESGSNLLCDYIITVYANVNTKIERVILRDSSTKEVVESRMKNQWNDSKKIVQSNYIICNENLDETKTQVNKIHNILTEKRSSF; encoded by the coding sequence ATGATAGTTGGTTTAACAGGTGGTATAGGAAGTGGGAAAACCACTGTTGCAAAACTCTTTTCAAAATTTAATGATGTAGCAATTTACATTGCTGATATTGAGGCGAAAAAACTAATGAACTCCTCAGAAATTATAAAAAAAAAACTAATCAAACAATTTGGAGAATCCTCTTTTGTAAATCAAAAATTGAATAGAAATTATATTTCTGAAATTGTATTTAATGATAAAGAAAAATTATCAATTTTAAACGCAATTGTTCACCCAGAAGTTAAAAAACACTTTCAAGACTTTATTAAAAAAAATATTGATAAAACATATATTATTTACGAAAATGCCATTCTATTCGAAAGCGGAAGCAATCTACTTTGCGATTATATCATTACGGTTTATGCGAATGTAAATACTAAAATTGAGCGTGTTATTTTACGAGATTCTTCCACAAAAGAAGTAGTTGAAAGCAGAATGAAGAATCAATGGAATGATTCAAAGAAAATAGTACAATCGAACTACATAATTTGTAACGAAAATCTTGATGAAACTAAAACTCAAGTAAATAAAATTCATAATATTTTAACAGAAAAACGTAGTTCTTTTTAA
- a CDS encoding sensor histidine kinase KdpD, which produces MGKKIFVLIVLLMSISLIGIIAVQLYWINNAVESKKEQFKNDVQKSLGSVSERINEKERDLFNKKFEGIIKNAVLANDAQIKSLFFQEIDTTNNQKISFGSTILEENFEIPADFLGSDSLIFKRVTGKKDFFQSRLIKGPDNLFSNVDEKRYSFTKRLTNIEESQFAEWFKDYNRINPIHKRLNNRELNETIKDELKKRDISLEFKYGVYSKDGLATKLKSGYYTINKKDSYPYPLFYNSSNEPEYFLYVTFPEKNEHILGGISNILLLSLFFILIIIIAFSSSLYQLIQQKKISEIKTDFINNMTHEFKTPIATINLAIDSIRNPKILNNQEKVLRYIEMIRDENKRMHTQVENVLRISRLEKNQLDISKEMIDIHDTIEDAISHVSLLVNDRNGTIDTHFEAIISEISGNEFHLTNVIVNMLENAIKYSKENPRIEVYTESTNKFFIFKIKDNGIGMGKGALKLVFDKFYREQKGNIHDVKGHGLGLAYVKEIVEKHHGTVFVESEKGAGSIFTVKLPLI; this is translated from the coding sequence ATGGGCAAAAAAATATTTGTTCTTATTGTTTTATTAATGAGCATTTCCTTGATAGGAATTATTGCTGTTCAACTCTATTGGATTAATAATGCAGTAGAAAGTAAGAAAGAACAATTTAAGAATGATGTTCAAAAATCATTGGGAAGTGTTTCGGAAAGAATTAATGAAAAAGAAAGGGATCTTTTCAATAAAAAGTTTGAGGGGATTATTAAAAATGCAGTTTTAGCAAATGATGCTCAAATAAAAAGTTTATTTTTTCAAGAAATTGATACTACGAATAATCAAAAAATTTCTTTTGGTTCTACAATTCTAGAGGAAAATTTTGAAATCCCAGCTGATTTTTTAGGTAGTGATTCTCTTATTTTTAAAAGAGTAACTGGTAAAAAAGATTTTTTTCAATCCAGATTAATTAAAGGTCCAGATAATTTATTTTCTAATGTAGATGAAAAAAGATACTCCTTTACCAAAAGATTAACCAATATTGAAGAAAGTCAGTTTGCAGAATGGTTTAAAGATTATAACAGAATTAATCCAATTCATAAGAGATTAAACAATAGAGAGTTAAATGAGACGATAAAAGATGAATTAAAGAAAAGAGATATCAGTTTGGAGTTTAAATATGGTGTTTATAGTAAAGATGGTTTAGCAACAAAGTTAAAATCGGGTTATTACACAATAAATAAAAAAGATAGTTATCCTTATCCATTATTTTATAATTCATCCAATGAACCAGAATATTTCTTGTATGTAACATTTCCAGAGAAGAATGAGCATATTCTTGGGGGCATTTCAAATATTTTATTGTTGTCGTTATTTTTTATTTTGATAATTATTATTGCCTTTTCAAGTTCATTATACCAACTAATTCAGCAGAAAAAAATATCAGAAATTAAAACTGATTTTATAAATAATATGACGCATGAATTTAAAACGCCTATTGCTACAATTAATTTAGCTATTGATTCTATTAGAAATCCTAAAATTTTGAATAATCAAGAAAAAGTTTTACGGTATATAGAAATGATTCGTGATGAAAATAAAAGGATGCATACACAAGTAGAAAATGTATTGCGTATTTCTAGATTAGAAAAAAATCAATTAGATATCAGTAAAGAAATGATTGATATCCACGACACGATAGAGGATGCGATTAGTCATGTTAGTTTGTTAGTTAATGATAGAAATGGAACTATAGATACCCATTTTGAAGCGATCATTTCAGAGATTTCAGGTAATGAATTTCATTTAACTAATGTAATTGTAAACATGTTAGAAAATGCTATTAAATATTCAAAAGAAAACCCTAGAATTGAAGTGTATACAGAAAGTACGAACAAGTTTTTTATCTTTAAAATTAAAGATAATGGAATTGGTATGGGTAAAGGAGCACTCAAATTAGTTTTCGATAAATTTTATAGAGAACAAAAAGGAAATATACATGATGTAAAAGGTCATGGTTTAGGATTAGCGTACGTAAAAGAAATTGTAGAAAAACATCATGGAACAGTTTTTGTTGAGAGTGAAAAGGGAGCAGGAAGCATATTCACGGTAAAATTACCTTTAATTTAA
- a CDS encoding response regulator transcription factor, with product MGSKKILLVEDDPNFGTVLKDYLALNDYNVTHAKDGIEGLIMFKNSDYDLCILDVMMPRKDGFSLAQDIRGTNKEVPIIFLTAKTLKEDVLKGYSVGADDYLNKPFDSEVLLHKIKAILQRKDSDKSKESEEFEFNIGSFFFNSKLRHLSIGKDAEPIKLSPKESKLLRMLAIHKNDLMPRELALTKIWRDDNYFTSRSMDVYIAKLRKYLKVDEHVEILNIHGEGFRLVDKS from the coding sequence ATGGGAAGTAAAAAGATTTTATTAGTAGAAGACGATCCAAATTTTGGAACCGTTTTAAAAGATTATTTGGCGTTAAACGATTATAATGTTACACACGCAAAAGATGGCATAGAAGGTTTAATTATGTTTAAAAACAGTGATTATGATTTATGTATTTTAGATGTAATGATGCCTAGAAAAGATGGTTTTTCTTTAGCACAAGATATTAGAGGAACCAATAAAGAGGTACCAATTATTTTTTTAACCGCTAAAACATTAAAAGAAGATGTCTTAAAAGGATATTCTGTAGGTGCTGATGATTATCTAAATAAACCTTTTGACTCTGAAGTTTTATTACATAAAATAAAAGCAATTTTACAGAGAAAAGATAGTGATAAATCTAAAGAATCAGAAGAATTTGAATTTAATATTGGTTCATTTTTCTTCAATTCTAAATTACGTCACTTGTCTATTGGTAAAGATGCAGAACCAATAAAGTTATCACCAAAGGAAAGTAAATTGTTGCGGATGTTAGCGATTCATAAAAATGATTTAATGCCAAGAGAACTAGCATTAACTAAAATTTGGAGAGATGATAACTACTTTACTTCTAGAAGTATGGATGTTTATATCGCAAAGCTTAGAAAGTACTTAAAAGTTGATGAGCATGTTGAAATTTTAAACATTCACGGAGAAGGATTTAGATTGGTAGATAAGTCCTAG